The Pollutimonas sp. M17 sequence TGTCGCATCGCTACATCGTGGCCGGGCTGGAATATCAACCTTTGGCGGGTTTCATGGACCTGGCGGGCGTGACCAACGGCACGTTGGTGGCCTTGATCCTGACCATGCTGTTCCGCCTGGGCGCTTCGCGCCGTACGCGGCAGGCATTCAAGCTGGATGCCACCACGGCCGACGACCTGAACCGGTTCATGGAGAATCAGGGGCGCCTGTGGGGCGCCAGGCGCGATGCCGTGCAGCGCGCCGAGCAGGCGGTATGGCAGGCCTTCGACCTCCTGGCGCACAGCGGCCGGATCTCTCCCGAGCAGGCCGAACTGGAAGTCACGACGCGTTTCGACGAATACGCCCTGCGGGTCAGGTTTTCGTACAAGGGCGAGGCCTTGCCGGCCCCCCGCGACGCGGCGCCCGGCGCCGACGCCATGATCAACGATCCCGACGCCACGGCGCACATGACCGCTTACCTTTTAAGCCGGCTTGCGCGCCGCGTACAGGTGCGCCAGCGCGGCGATATCGCCGGGCTTCAGCTGGACTTCGACGCCTGATTCAAATGCGGGCCGGCGGCATCGATCGCCAGCCAGCCGCCGCGCGGGTCGCCGCCGTGGTCGTAATCCCAGTCGGGCAGCACATAGCGGCGGCGCTCCCTTCCGTCGACCATCAGGCGATGGACCTGGGGGCGGTGGGTGTGGCCGTGCACCATGATGTCGGCGTCGGCGCCTGAAAATGCCCGCTCGATGGCCGCCGGGCTGACGTCCATGATGCTCATGGGCTTGTGGCGATTGGACGCCATGCTGCGCCGGCGCGCCAGGTCGGCGATGCCGCGCCGGGCGGAGAGGCTCAGGCGCATGAAAAGCCATTGCACCGCGGGACAGCGCACGAGCCGGCGAAAGCGCTGGTAGCCCCGGTCCTCGGTGCAGTATTCGTCGCCATGCGACAGCAGGATCAGGCCGGCGTCAGTGTCCAGGCATACGCTGTCGGGCAATATCTGGGCGCCGACATCCCCGGCCAGCACGCGCCCCATCAGGAAGTCGCGGTTGCCGCGGCCCAGCCACAGCGGTATTTTTTCAGAGACCTGCCTGAATTTTTCCAGCGTTTCGGACAGCCAGGAAGGGGGTTCCGACAGCGCCAGGTCGTCGCCTATCCATGCGTCGAAGATGTCGCCGCATAAAATCAAGGCATCCGCCTTGGCGCATGCCTGATCCAGAAACTGATGGAAAGCGCGGGCGGTGGCTGGCGTATTCGGCCCCAGATGGATGTCCGAGGCGATCCAGACCGTGCCCGCCAGCCGCAGCTTATTCAACGACCGTGGCTTTCTCGATAAGGACATCTTCGGCCGGAACGTCTTGGTGGAAGCCCTTGTTGCCGGTTTTCACCGTTTTGATCTTGTCCACGACCTCGGTGCCCTCGACGACCTTGCCGAACACGGCATAGCCCCAGCCGTTGGGCGTGGGCGAGGTGAAGTTCAGGAAATCGTTGTCGGCCACGTTGATGAAGAACTGGGCCGTGGCGGAATGGGGATCGGCGGTGCGCGCCATGGCCAGGGTGTAGCGATTGTTCTTCAGGCCGTTGTTGGCTTCGTTTTCAATGGGGGCATGGGTCTGCTTCTGCTTCATGCCGGCATCGAAGCCGCCGCCCTGGACCATGAAATTATTGATGACGCGATGGAAAATGGTGCCGTCGTAGAAGCCTTCCTTGACGTAGGTCAGGAAGTTTTCAACGGTCTTGGGCGCTTTTTCGGCATCCAGTTCGATAAGGATGTCGCCCTGGCTGGTTTGCAGTTTGACGCGGGGAGTTGTGCTCATAGATTTACCTTGAGTAGGGGATGGTGAGGCCGCTTGCGCGACACTGCCCAGGCACAGGGCGAGCGACGCGGCGCAAGCAAGGCCGAAAACGCGCAGCGATGGGCCGAGCGGTCGGATAAGTAGTGAAATAAGATGCATGCTGATGTTGCCTGGACGATTGCGAAGTAATGGAATAGGGTTATTTTTTCAGGACTTCCGCGGTCTGCTCGGCCTTGGACCGGGCGCTGCCCACGCCCAGCCGGGCGGCGTTGCGAAAGGATTCCTGTGCAAGCATAAGCTGTACCTGCCCCAGGTTGGCCTTGGCGGTACCGTAGTTCGGATTGGCCGCCAGCGACATCGACAAGGCGTCGCGCGCCATGTCCAGCTTGCCCTGCTTGACGTATTCCGCCGCCAGATTGTTCCAGGGTTCCGGCAGTTCCGGATAGAGCGTGGTCATTTGGCGATAGAGGTCGATGGCCTGGTCATGGCGGCCCAGCGCCGCCAGTGCCCGGCCGTGCAGGAACATCAGCTGGACGTCGGTGCCGATGCCGCCCTGTTGTTCCAGCTGGGCGGTCCGTTTCTGGATGACTTGCAGTGCTTCTTCGTTGCGGCCTTGATCCAGCATCTGGCTGATGCGATCGGTGATCTGCGAAGCCGTCAGGGGGATTTCCGTGTCGACGCCGGGCGTCAGGGCCTCCAGCAGCCTGGCCAGCCCTTTCCAGCCGCCTTCGGCGGGAGGCGGATCATTGAACAGCTTGTCGCCGGTAACGGCCTTGCCTGGATCATTTTCCAGTGACGCGTTAAGATCGACCTGCGGTACGGGGCCGGGCGCCTGCGCCGTGGCGGCCTGGACCGAAAGCCCGCCCAGAACCAGGGCGATCGCGACTGCGGGGCTCAAAATTCGAAACACAGCTTATGCGCCTATATGTAAGGGTTGTGTTGACGGCATGGCAGCGGCATTGAATAAAAAACGGGCCGCGCGGGCCAGCGTCGGTTTTGTCCGCTTGCTATACTTATCGACCGCCATTTTAGCCTTGCTTGCCGGCTCGCGCCGAGTTTACCGCAACCGGGCCTGTACCGATCGGGCCCGTAATCGTATTTACAGACAGACATTTACCTGCACATGCTGCACATTTATAACACCCTTTCACGCGCCAAAGAGCCATTGAAAACCGCAGAACCGGGCAAAGTCGGCATGTATGTATGCGGCATGACGGTCTACGATTTCTGCCATCTGGGCCATGCGCGCATGCTGGTGAGTTTCGACGTGGTGCAGCGCTGGCTGCGCCACAGCGGCTACCAGGTCAGGTATGTGCGCAACATCACCGATATCGACGACAAGATCATACGGCGCGCGGTGGAAAGCGGCCGCAAGATGGGCGAGGTCACGTCCTTTTATATCGACGCGATGCATGCCGATGAGCGCGCGCTGGGCGTGCAGCCTCCCGACGTGGAACCCCGCGCCACGGCCTACGTGGGCGACATGCTCGGCATCATCAAGCGCCTGGAAGACAATGGCCTGGCCTATCAGTCCGAAGACGGCGATGTCAACTACGCCGTGCGCGATTTTCCCGGCTACGGCAAGCTGTCGGGCAAGTCGCTGGACGACTTGCGCGCCGGTGAAAGGGTGGCCGTGGCATCGGCCAAGCGCGACCCGCTGGATTTCGTCCTGTGGAAGGCCGCCAAGGCCGACGAACCGTCCGAATCCAAATGGGAATCGCCCTATGGCCTGGGCCGGCCCGGCTGGCATATCGAATGCTCGGCCATGAGCCATGCGCTGCTGGGCCAGCCGCTGGACATCCACGGGGGCGGTCCGGACCTGAAATTTCCGCACCACGAGAATGAAATCGCCCAGACCGAAGGTGCTTTCGGCGGCACGATGGCCTCGGTCTGGATGCATTGCGGACCGCTCATGGTCGATGCCGACAAGATGTCGAAATCGCTGGGCAACTTTCGCACCATACGTGCCACGATTGCGGCCGACCCGCAATTGCCGGACGACCAGGCCGCGTACGGCGTGAATCCGCGCGAAGCCGAGATGCTGCGTTTTTTCATCGTGCGCAACCATTACCGCAGTCCGCAGAATTACGCGCCGGACAATCTGTTCGATGCGCAGAACGCGCTGGATCGCCTGTACCAGACCTTGCACAATGTGCCGGCCGTGGACGCCGGGATCGACTGGAGCCATCCCGCATCGCAATCGTTCCGCGCGGCCATGGACGACGATTTCAACACGTCCGGCGCCGTTGCGGCCCTGTTCGAACTGGCCGGCGAGGCCAACCGCGACGGGTCCGGCCAGGCCTCGGGCCTGATGCGCGCCCTGGGCGGCATACTGGGCCTGCTGCAATCCGATCCGGCCGCCTACCTGCAATCGCCCACCCGTTATCATCGGGGAGCGGCGGCGGCCGAAACGCTGTCCGGCGAGCGCATCCAGGAATTGATCGGTGAGCGCGCCGCGGCGAAGAAAGATCGCAATTTTGCCGAGGCCGACCGCATTCGCGATGTATTGCAGGCAGCCGGCATCGAACTCGAAGATAAAGCGGGCGGCGTCACCCAATGGCGTCGGGCTTGAGGAAGGGGAGGGTCATGTCAGAAAGCCTAGTCGCAGGGCATGAGAAGCCGGGTTTTTGGGACGAAGCGTCCACCGAGCTCATGGGTCGCGACCGCATCCTTAGAAAGCTGATCCCGCGCCACAAGTCCGAGTGGCTGGCTCCGGCGGCCCCGCCGTTCGTGACCCTGGCGCGCGCCATCGTCGGCCACCAGATATCCGTCAAGGCGGCCGACGCCATGTGGCAGCGCTTTACCGAGGCCTGCGGCCGGGATCCGTCCCCGCGTTGCGTCATCCGGCTGGCCGAAACCGACATTCGCCTGTCCGGCCTGTCCAAGCGCAAGGCCGAATACATCCTCGACCTAGCCACGCATTTTTCCGAAAAAAAGATAAAACCCGCTTCCTGGAGCGCCATGGACGATGAGGCGGTGATCGCCGACTTGTGCGCCATACGCGGCATCGGGCGCTGGACCGCCGAGATGTTTCTTATCTTCAACCTGCAGCGGCCCGACGTCCTTCCGCTGGACGACGCGAGTCTGTTGAAGGCAATTTCGTTACACTACTTTAGCGGTGAGCCCGTTTCGCGTTTCGAGGCACGGGAAGTTGCCCAGGCATGGGCGCCGTGGCGCACGGTGGCGACCTGGTACCTGTGGCGCAGCCTTGATCCCGCCTCGGTGCAGTACTGACCCAACGCGAATGCTCTAATCTGGATACCAAGCCCTTATGCGTAATACCTTCCTGGAATTTGAACAGCCTCTGGCCGAGCTCGAAAACAAGATCGAAGAGCTGCGTTTCGTTCAGACCGATTCAGCCGTCGATATCTCGGAAGAGGTCGGGCGGCTGCAGCAGAAGAACCAGG is a genomic window containing:
- a CDS encoding peptidylprolyl isomerase: MSTTPRVKLQTSQGDILIELDAEKAPKTVENFLTYVKEGFYDGTIFHRVINNFMVQGGGFDAGMKQKQTHAPIENEANNGLKNNRYTLAMARTADPHSATAQFFINVADNDFLNFTSPTPNGWGYAVFGKVVEGTEVVDKIKTVKTGNKGFHQDVPAEDVLIEKATVVE
- a CDS encoding UDP-2,3-diacylglucosamine diphosphatase; protein product: MNKLRLAGTVWIASDIHLGPNTPATARAFHQFLDQACAKADALILCGDIFDAWIGDDLALSEPPSWLSETLEKFRQVSEKIPLWLGRGNRDFLMGRVLAGDVGAQILPDSVCLDTDAGLILLSHGDEYCTEDRGYQRFRRLVRCPAVQWLFMRLSLSARRGIADLARRRSMASNRHKPMSIMDVSPAAIERAFSGADADIMVHGHTHRPQVHRLMVDGRERRRYVLPDWDYDHGGDPRGGWLAIDAAGPHLNQASKSS
- a CDS encoding DNA-3-methyladenine glycosylase family protein, yielding MSESLVAGHEKPGFWDEASTELMGRDRILRKLIPRHKSEWLAPAAPPFVTLARAIVGHQISVKAADAMWQRFTEACGRDPSPRCVIRLAETDIRLSGLSKRKAEYILDLATHFSEKKIKPASWSAMDDEAVIADLCAIRGIGRWTAEMFLIFNLQRPDVLPLDDASLLKAISLHYFSGEPVSRFEAREVAQAWAPWRTVATWYLWRSLDPASVQY
- a CDS encoding tetratricopeptide repeat protein; translated protein: MFRILSPAVAIALVLGGLSVQAATAQAPGPVPQVDLNASLENDPGKAVTGDKLFNDPPPAEGGWKGLARLLEALTPGVDTEIPLTASQITDRISQMLDQGRNEEALQVIQKRTAQLEQQGGIGTDVQLMFLHGRALAALGRHDQAIDLYRQMTTLYPELPEPWNNLAAEYVKQGKLDMARDALSMSLAANPNYGTAKANLGQVQLMLAQESFRNAARLGVGSARSKAEQTAEVLKK
- the cysS gene encoding cysteine--tRNA ligase, which gives rise to MLHIYNTLSRAKEPLKTAEPGKVGMYVCGMTVYDFCHLGHARMLVSFDVVQRWLRHSGYQVRYVRNITDIDDKIIRRAVESGRKMGEVTSFYIDAMHADERALGVQPPDVEPRATAYVGDMLGIIKRLEDNGLAYQSEDGDVNYAVRDFPGYGKLSGKSLDDLRAGERVAVASAKRDPLDFVLWKAAKADEPSESKWESPYGLGRPGWHIECSAMSHALLGQPLDIHGGGPDLKFPHHENEIAQTEGAFGGTMASVWMHCGPLMVDADKMSKSLGNFRTIRATIAADPQLPDDQAAYGVNPREAEMLRFFIVRNHYRSPQNYAPDNLFDAQNALDRLYQTLHNVPAVDAGIDWSHPASQSFRAAMDDDFNTSGAVAALFELAGEANRDGSGQASGLMRALGGILGLLQSDPAAYLQSPTRYHRGAAAAETLSGERIQELIGERAAAKKDRNFAEADRIRDVLQAAGIELEDKAGGVTQWRRA